A stretch of the Balneola vulgaris DSM 17893 genome encodes the following:
- the folD gene encoding bifunctional methylenetetrahydrofolate dehydrogenase/methenyltetrahydrofolate cyclohydrolase FolD, whose protein sequence is MSAEIIDGKKVAELVRTRVREDVAEWVGKGNRAPFLKVILVGDDPASRVYIGAKTRACEDVGIETSTEILQDTISAKELKDVIRMYNTDDAVDGILVQLPLPSHLSSHDVIETINHKKDVDGFHPMNVGRLALDQPCFRSCTPAGVMELFKYYSIAVKAKHAVVVGASNIVGSPMATMLSRENSSGKATTTICHKYTRDLTLHTINADILIVAAGQPHLIKAEMVKEGAVVIDVGINRVADETSEKGYKLIGDVDFESVRKKASWITPVPGGVGPMTVAMLMKNTLLAAKQSIYPTD, encoded by the coding sequence ATGAGCGCAGAGATCATTGATGGAAAAAAAGTAGCTGAATTAGTTCGAACAAGGGTTCGAGAAGATGTAGCTGAATGGGTTGGGAAAGGGAATAGAGCTCCCTTTTTAAAAGTGATACTTGTAGGGGATGATCCAGCATCGAGAGTATACATTGGTGCCAAAACGCGTGCCTGTGAAGATGTTGGAATCGAGACATCAACCGAGATTCTACAAGACACTATTTCTGCTAAAGAACTTAAAGATGTAATTCGAATGTACAATACTGATGACGCTGTTGATGGTATTCTCGTTCAACTCCCATTACCATCACATTTAAGTTCACATGATGTGATTGAAACCATCAATCATAAAAAAGATGTGGATGGTTTCCACCCTATGAATGTAGGTCGTCTTGCATTAGATCAGCCTTGTTTTAGAAGTTGTACTCCTGCTGGAGTAATGGAATTATTCAAATACTATAGTATTGCTGTGAAAGCGAAACATGCTGTAGTTGTAGGGGCTAGCAACATAGTGGGCTCACCAATGGCTACCATGCTATCTAGAGAAAATTCCTCAGGTAAAGCCACAACAACTATTTGCCATAAGTATACTCGCGATTTAACGCTCCATACTATAAATGCTGATATTTTAATAGTTGCCGCAGGACAACCTCATTTAATCAAAGCCGAAATGGTGAAAGAAGGGGCCGTTGTGATTGATGTGGGTATTAATAGAGTAGCCGACGAGACTAGTGAGAAAGGGTATAAGCTTATCGGTGACGTTGATTTCGAATCTGTGCGTAAAAAAGCGAGTTGGATTACTCCCGTACCTGGTGGTGTAGGCCCTATGACGGTTGCAATGCTCATGAAAAACACATTACTTGCCGCCAAACAGAGCATTTATCCAACCGATTAA
- a CDS encoding sigma-54-dependent transcriptional regulator produces the protein MADTKAHILVTDDEKGIRNTLKEILEFEDYEVSTAESGSEALEMISKEEVDLMLLDIKMKGIDGIETLRQIRTSGFEFPVIMISGHGTIDIAVEATKMGAFDFLEKPPDLNRLLLTVRNALSQQDLAKEVKQIKKKLPQIQEIIGESKAIIRIKSMIDKVAPTQSRVLITGENGTGKELVAKWIHEKSPRANAVFVEVNCAAIPADLLESELFGHEKGAFTGANEQRIGKFEQADGGTLFLDEIGDMSLDAQAKVLRALQENKITRVGGNESINVDVRILAATNKDLEQEIKNGNFREDLFHRISVIPIKVPALNERAEDIPLIAEACLKKLKTTDISFSSVKFTESGLNALKKRLWSGNVRELYNAVERLGILATDDLIDEEAVESVLSSKKIEDSDLSNLADSTSNFQDFKETAERIFLVKQLEKNDWNISQTADTVGLQRSHIYNKMKKYNIER, from the coding sequence GAAGCGAAGCTCTTGAGATGATATCTAAAGAAGAGGTAGATTTAATGCTTCTAGATATCAAAATGAAGGGAATCGATGGCATCGAAACACTTCGACAAATACGTACTTCTGGATTTGAATTTCCAGTGATTATGATCTCAGGGCATGGCACCATTGATATCGCAGTAGAAGCCACAAAAATGGGAGCCTTCGATTTCCTTGAAAAACCACCTGATTTAAACCGTTTGCTTCTCACGGTAAGAAATGCTCTTTCACAGCAGGACCTCGCCAAAGAAGTAAAACAGATAAAAAAAAAACTACCCCAAATTCAGGAGATCATAGGGGAGAGTAAAGCAATTATTCGCATTAAGTCGATGATTGACAAAGTGGCTCCAACTCAATCTAGGGTTCTGATTACGGGTGAAAACGGTACAGGTAAAGAATTGGTAGCAAAATGGATTCATGAAAAGAGTCCACGTGCCAATGCTGTATTCGTTGAAGTAAACTGTGCGGCTATTCCTGCCGATTTACTTGAAAGTGAGTTGTTTGGTCATGAAAAAGGAGCCTTTACCGGGGCTAATGAGCAAAGAATTGGAAAGTTTGAGCAAGCGGATGGTGGAACGCTTTTTTTAGACGAAATTGGGGACATGAGCTTAGATGCTCAAGCTAAAGTATTGCGTGCATTACAAGAGAATAAAATTACACGAGTGGGTGGCAATGAGTCTATTAATGTGGATGTGCGCATCCTAGCTGCGACCAACAAAGATTTAGAGCAAGAAATTAAAAACGGCAACTTCCGAGAAGATTTATTCCATCGAATCAGTGTAATTCCCATAAAAGTACCGGCTTTAAATGAGCGGGCAGAGGATATTCCATTAATTGCTGAAGCTTGCCTAAAAAAGCTGAAGACAACAGATATTAGTTTTTCATCTGTAAAGTTTACTGAGTCGGGACTTAATGCTCTTAAAAAGCGATTATGGTCGGGAAATGTTCGAGAATTGTATAATGCTGTAGAGCGACTTGGAATATTGGCTACGGATGATCTAATAGATGAAGAAGCTGTAGAAAGTGTACTTAGTTCAAAAAAGATTGAAGACTCTGATTTAAGTAACTTGGCAGATAGTACCAGCAACTTTCAAGACTTTAAAGAAACCGCAGAACGAATCTTTCTGGTAAAACAACTAGAGAAGAATGATTGGAATATCTCCCAAACAGCTGATACGGTTGGACTTCAGCGAAGTCATATTTATAACAAAATGAAAAAATATAATATCGAGCGATAA